The DNA sequence TCGCATCTGAGTACGCACAATGTGTAACTCGCTCGGTCTTTGCATATGATTCCCCATGGCCATTGGTCGGCAGGTAATATATCATGGCCAAACAGCACACCAGCAGGTCGTGGATTTAGACAGTACGGCCCTAATAGTCCTACAATGTGGGATTTCACACGGAATTTACTAGTGGTGCAAGGACAAGATCGTTTTCCCGAAGATGCACGCTTAGGACTCCCCGGATTATTCGATGGTATGCACACCTATGGTTACTAAGCAATTACGGGCTGCCCTATTTGTGCGCACGAATGTCTATATTTGTATTCAGAACACCAAATCTGCCTCGCAGCACAACGGAAATATGATCCTTGATAGCGAATGACTTCACCTCATGGTGTGTATCTTGCGCTATCGACTTTCTTGCGCGGAAGGATGACATTGCTTCTGCGTTGATGACTGCTTGTTGGATCATCCTAAGCATAAAACGCCCCATTCCCACGGCGTGGACATACAGGTGTCATCAAAAACTTTCTAATGGTTTGAATACGCCATTGTATATCATAACCATTCCACTGACTCGATGATTTACTCTGCAATCGTAGACCCGAGGATAAGGGGCCTGGAGATTGGAGTATCGCAGCATTCCTCGCGTAGTCAACTGTAATGCGACCACATTCCACAGCTTCAAGTGGCGTTTCCATAACAGACGTCTTCCCCCTTTCCCAGGAGCCTaccatttctttttgtgaTGCATCTGCTTCTGTCTTTTGCCTCCTGCGTCGCTATCGTGGATTGTGTTTGTGTGTGCTGTCAGGAGGTTCCATTGCCGCCCGGACGTTCTCCACGAACCCTTCCAGGCAGCAGTACGCTGCCTTTGGAGTCATCAAGCAGACAAAGGATCGTGCTCTGTATGAATGGGCTCCTACGTTGACCTTCAACAAAGTCTGTCGGTCATCATAACAGGAATCAACGATGTTGGAATTGTCATCCGTTGTTGCGATAGCAGTAGTCTGTGCGGCTATCTGCATCGTTGGGGGAGTAAGTGGCACTCTGGTATGGCTTAGGGTGCGCCAGAAACGGCACCGGGTATCCTCCAGGAAGCAATTCCTTGGTATGCAGACCTTCCCGGCAGAGACACTGACAGACCTGTCTCGAGAGGAAGGATCCATGCTGCGGCAATACGGACAACTTCCATATGGGCGACCAACCGAGTGGGGTGTGCTGGAATCACACGAAAGCTTAGCTGATGACTCGGATACCCAATCTCAGCGGACTGAGAAGGGCCATTCGTTGTGCCGTTCCCTGTCGGGCTGTCGTCGACAATCGAAGCTGCTGAGGCCACACCGGATAAGCTCTTTGACACCATTGACCGAGAGTATCGACGGGCCACCTGTCTCTCGCAGGGGCTCCTCGCCAAGGAACGACGTTTCGATCTCTGCAGTTGATGGGGCTCTTGAATTACCAGCAGAAACTTCACCCAGGCATACACCAGAGAGGGAACAGGGGAATCATGACGCTGATCAAAGTATACGACCAATTTCAGGGCCAGGACCATCAATATACCAGAGAGAGCATTTGAGTGGCCTCTTCCCAGTCATGGAGGACAGACATCAATCGTTCGACCTATCTGGCGCGCGGCCACGAACGACAAGCATTATCGGCCAAACGCCGGGTGCTGCTCCAGACAAACCAGTACCGCCGCCGCCCTGTGCTTACCCGCCGAATCGGTTTCGACTCTCCAAGAATGACTCCTTGCGGTATTCTTCGCTGAGTCTTGAGACCGCTGATAGCTCTATTATGAATGAGAGCAGAAGGGCTTCAGTTGGCATGGACAGTGTATTTACTTCACCAGCTCTGCCTCCCTGTCCCACCTTCGTCCCTTACAGTGCCAATGACGTTGGAAAGAGTGTTGCGTTATACTCGCGGCCGCCAGCTCCATTTGTTTTTCCGGCAGGCTCACTTCCGGTGGAGGTGCAGAGACTCGAGCCAGATCGTACTTCTCCCCGCCGAAGCTTGACAGCACGCAGTCCAGTTCCCTCCATGGAACGAACTGGCGCTCCCCCGCGGAGAAGCGAATCCCTCAACGTACGGCCTCCTAGAAAAGAATCTCTTCCACGCACAGACATAGAGCGCATCCATCCGTTGCACATGGTGGGCCGTAACCCGGCCCTACTACCACACTTTAGTCAGCTACAACGACACTCTGTACATGGAAGCCAGCGACGGGAAAATGACCCATTCTATGGGGGAGTATCTCCTGGCTTCGGTCGCGGAAGTACTCCTGGGTGGAGCGTTTCACCTATCCCAGAATCGCAGTTGGCCCCTGCTAATGGTTATCTCAAGCCCCCGTTAGCCTCCGCTATGAGAGGCGGCAACCGTCCCCGAAAAGGCCATCGACGACAGAACTGTGTCCGGATAGCGATCCAGCCACCTATTACTTTTGGAGGAACTATGTTTGCTCCAATGGTTGAGGAGCCGGAAGAGCTAGATGAGTTTGACAGGCACGCATCACAGGTGTCCGATTTATCGGCTTCCAATATCTCGTCTTTGCGCTCAAGTGTGTCCGGTTTCTCGATGAGCCGGACCGGTTCTGACCAGCAGGGGGATGTATCACGCATCACAGAGATCTCTAGTGACAGTCGTCCACCATCCTACCGCAACTCGACCTACTTGGCTTCATcgaagaagcggaagcaTAGTCGAGATGATTCGATAGATAGTGTACTAAGCACGCTGAACACTGGCATGGACAAAACCCTCCCTGAGATTATCACTACACTGCCCCCTAGTCTAGGAGATAGCCTGACAGAAACTCCTTCCCCCGACAAGCCTAATCCAGTTTGGATGGCTCCTAAGTACAGCGGTTCGCCAACAACCTGGGAAAACGCCCCGAGTCCAGGTAGTCCTCGCCGGTCCGCCGTCAAGGGACCACGCAGCCAACCAGCCAGACCACGCCGCAATAGCGGCAGATCACATTTACTCGAAAACGGCGCCAACGCGACTAGCCCACTGATCCGCCCTCGCAGTCAGAGCTTGAAGCATGGATCAAACCGCAAGTCAACCGACTCTGTGCAACGTGCCAAAAGCACCGCCACCGGCTCACCGCGACATCACAGTCAACAGATGAATGAACAGGAGAAGCCGGCTACGGGAGGCTCATTCCCTACAGAACAGCAAAGATACACGCAGCCGCCCGAACGTCCCCCTTCCCGCAGTTCCAGCAGAGCTGGGAACCGCATCGTCCCCATATGGGAGGATCACGATCGCGCCCCGAGCTGTTGTCCCACCAAAAAATCAGCAATATCCATTATCTCCGAAGAGTCCGGGCCTGCAGAACTCCACGGTGAATCGTCGCCTCGGAAGCCAGAACATCTGAAGAGTGCGCGACCGGAATTCTCGACACCCGTCAAGAAGACGGTGGGATTGGGCATTGGCGCTGCGACGCCAGGAAGTCTTTATGATGGGGACGGATTTTTGAAAGAATAATTGTATGGCGGGCTCAGGTAGCTGCCACGTGTTGTATTCTATGCTTTTCGGGTGTTTCTGGTGAGATGgtcctttgtttttttggtctttgaTGCGCAGAAAGGCGAACGATTGATATCCACTGTATTGTTAGATAGGCAAAGTTAGCAGAACTAAAATACCAATAATATAGCATGTAATTATATTTAGCTTTTCCAGACACCACAGGAGACTGTTTGACCCAAGGTGGATTTAAAAAATTAGCCAACGCAGTCCCATAACCAATGCATCCAcgcatacggagtacaataACCTCGATTCCCAAACGCGAATCTCAACCAAATCAGCCATTGACTAAACCACACCTATTCATAATCTCCAAAACCACACCTAATCcgtcctcctccacttcgtctcctcatcctcctgcATTTCCCtatccccatccccatcctccccCTCACGAGCCCTCACAGTCCCCGCCCCAGGCCCA is a window from the Aspergillus oryzae RIB40 DNA, chromosome 6 genome containing:
- a CDS encoding uncharacterized protein (predicted protein), with the protein product MEDRHQSFDLSGARPRTTSIIGQTPGAAPDKPVPPPPCAYPPNRFRLSKNDSLRYSSLSLETADSSIMNESRRASVGMDSVFTSPALPPCPTFVPYSANDVGKSVALYSRPPAPFVFPAGSLPVEVQRLEPDRTSPRRSLTARSPVPSMERTGAPPRRSESLNVRPPRKESLPRTDIERIHPLHMVGRNPALLPHFSQLQRHSVHGSQRRENDPFYGGVSPGFGRGSTPGWSVSPIPESQLAPANGYLKPPLASAMRGGNRPRKGHRRQNCVRIAIQPPITFGGTMFAPMVEEPEELDEFDRHASQVSDLSASNISSLRSSVSGFSMSRTGSDQQGDVSRITEISSDSRPPSYRNSTYLASSKKRKHSRDDSIDSVLSTLNTGMDKTLPEIITTLPPSLGDSLTETPSPDKPNPVWMAPKYSGSPTTWENAPSPGSPRRSAVKGPRSQPARPRRNSGRSHLLENGANATSPLIRPRSQSLKHGSNRKSTDSVQRAKSTATGSPRHHSQQMNEQEKPATGGSFPTEQQRYTQPPERPPSRSSSRAGNRIVPIWEDHDRAPSCCPTKKSAISIISEESGPAELHGESSPRKPEHLKSARPEFSTPVKKTVGLGIGAATPGSLYDGDGFLKE
- a CDS encoding uncharacterized protein (predicted protein) gives rise to the protein MDPSSRDRSVSVSAGKVCIPRNCFLEDTRCRFWRTLSHTRVPLTPPTMQIAAQTTAIATTDDNSNIVDSCYDDRQTLLKVNRTAAWKGSWRTSGRQWNLLTAHTNTIHDSDAGGKRQKQMHHKKKWMIQQAVINAEAMSSFRARKSIAQDTHHEVKSFAIKDHISVVLRGRFGVLNTNIDIRAHK